The nucleotide sequence ACTAAAAAACTGTTCATACAAGATGTAAGCAATTGTTGTTTTTTCCTTTTATAGTGAAAACCAACCACTTCTACTGTGAGAGTGATATCATAATCAGTTACTACTATCAAATACAACCATTCTAAATAGAATGTAAAAATGATAACATGGACATTGATGATGAAAGCCATAAATTCACATTCAAATGATCATAGAATAACAGAAAAGCTAATTTGAACAAAAATACCAAATACATATTGTGTTTAACATTTACATTCCCACAATACTTTCAAGATCCCTTCTTATGCTAGCAGAGCAAAGAgagcttttttttaaaaaaaaactatgaTTTGTTTATGACCAAAAAACCAAATACAAATGGAATGAAAACCTCAAACCATTGATCATTCACTTCCTCTATTAATCGAATCAAGTCCTTGAGTTCTACTCTTAACAATTCGATGAAATACGTCCCTCACTTGCTTCTCTAACGGATCCAATCCGTTCTTCAAAGCTCCATACACAATCTTCAATTCTTCTACTCGTTTtctaacctcttcttctttcgctTCCCCTATCGGAAACACAATTGAATCGGTTAATTCGTTCATATGACGAGCTGATTGCTCAATCCCATAAATCTCCTTCAAAAGCCCACATGTATTCCTCCTTCCCCTTTTTTTCGCCTCATCCAATATCCTTTCGTGCAACGAAAGAATTGGGCTGCCCCAATTGAAGTTTCTAGGCACGTTGAAATGTGATTGTAACCCGCGATCTTGACAAGGGATTGCAGCCACTAAAGCCCACATCACGAATAAAAACACGTAACTCATCGTATAAACAGCCACTGCAAGTCCATTAGTAGCAATAATCTCATTAGTTTTTGGAGCAACAATGTTGTTACCAATTGCTTGGAGTTGTTTAGAAGCAGACCAAGATCTCGAAACACTCCAAGATAATGATCTAAAACTCTTTAAAGAGTTATGTCTAAGAGAATCCTTTTGATACCGGCCAAACGATCGGTTTCTATGACCAAGATTCGAGCTTGATTCTTTTTCATCAAGCATCCCAATTGCTAAATCAATCAAGGCCTTTTTCGCTCTACGAATTTGACCTTCACCAAGACTTTTTTCATTATCTAAAGCACATAAAACAATTTCCAATTGTTTCTTCCATTGTCTAATTTGCTCAATCCCATCTCTAATTGCATTACAAACATCTAAACCCTTAACACTCCTTTCAAAATAATCAGATACTAATTTCTCCATTGGTTGTTTACTCAATAAAGATTTATTATTATACAATATAATTTTAAATTCTTCTTGGCAACACAAGAAAACATCTAAGAGCTTTGAGATCCAAGAAACAGATAAAAGTTCATTTGAATCAACTAATGATAAATCATGAAATCTTTTAGCTACCTGTCTTTGAAAAGCTTCAACTTCATTATCTTGATTTGGGGCTTCAGGATCTATGGAATGAACAACTGGATCACGTTTCATACTGAGAATTGAACGCCCAAAATTTGTGAAAATTGGGGATGATGAGCCCTGATACTCTGTTCGCATTTTATACTCGCATCAattagaaaaatcccaaatttttatgagAACTCAAGACTTTGACCAAAAAAAGATTGAAACTTTTTTAGAATTTTGTAAAAATAGGGAAATGGGGTTTTAGAAAACTAATTTGGAGACAAAACCAATCAATTATTATGAGAATTTCAAGACTGTAGAACACAAAAAGATCGAAGTTTTTATGCTTTTATTGCAAATGGTGAAATGGGTTTAAGAAATTTAAGTTGGAAAAAAAAGTGAAATTGAGATTGTATGAAAAGATTGATGATGAAAGGGTGAAGAATGTTAGAAACCCTAAAGGCCTAAAGTGATTTATATATGGGAGAGTGATGTTGATTATGAACCGCGTATATAATGGTGTCTTGAAAGTGTACtcttttataattttaaaaatataaaaaataaatttttaattCGAAAATGAGACCTTTTCTATACGTTGATTTGGCTATATCCttttctttatatattttaaagaatatttttaattaaaatattataaactttacatgaaaaaaaatatattagtacCCTGTAGTTGAAGATCATGTGAATCTAGATGACGATCATCTATAATTGTTCTATTCTATTATAAAAACCGTTACACCGAAAGTAACCAAAAGGGTTCATTCACCTGGAATGACTATAAAACAACATTACATTCTTTTTTCTTCTTATCTTTTGTTTCATTTGAGATAATTGCACTCATTATTTATTATTtctgaaaaaaaaaacatttaatttTGATGCAATAGCTTTCGGATATCAGGTGGTATATTTAACAGTTAGAATCAAAACACTGTGTA is from Rutidosis leptorrhynchoides isolate AG116_Rl617_1_P2 chromosome 10, CSIRO_AGI_Rlap_v1, whole genome shotgun sequence and encodes:
- the LOC139872377 gene encoding protein ROH1D-like, producing the protein MRTEYQGSSSPIFTNFGRSILSMKRDPVVHSIDPEAPNQDNEVEAFQRQVAKRFHDLSLVDSNELLSVSWISKLLDVFLCCQEEFKIILYNNKSLLSKQPMEKLVSDYFERSVKGLDVCNAIRDGIEQIRQWKKQLEIVLCALDNEKSLGEGQIRRAKKALIDLAIGMLDEKESSSNLGHRNRSFGRYQKDSLRHNSLKSFRSLSWSVSRSWSASKQLQAIGNNIVAPKTNEIIATNGLAVAVYTMSYVFLFVMWALVAAIPCQDRGLQSHFNVPRNFNWGSPILSLHERILDEAKKRGRRNTCGLLKEIYGIEQSARHMNELTDSIVFPIGEAKEEEVRKRVEELKIVYGALKNGLDPLEKQVRDVFHRIVKSRTQGLDSINRGSE